Below is a genomic region from Candidatus Dadabacteria bacterium.
GAAATTCCCGATCCCCACTCAAAAAAAAGAGAAGTTAACATTCCCGCAGCCAAGCATACCATAAGCATACTCGAGATACTGGCGGAAAAAACCGAAGGGAATCTGACTGAAGAGGAAAAGGGGCTTCTTGACGATATGATTTACAATATCCGTATGAAATATGTAAAGTCCTTGAGCTGATTTTCTCTTCTACATGATCGAGAGCATGAGGAACTCTGAGTATCTTTGCTCTATTTCGTCTTTCTCTAGCGAACCGAGACGTCTTACGCTGAAATCCTCAACAGTAAACGAAGCCAGTACGCTTCCGTAGGCAACTCCCTTTTTAAAACCGGCAAAGTCAAGATCCTTACCTTGAGATGCTATGTAACCCATGAATCCCCCGGCAAAAGTATCTCCGGCTCCTGTCGGATCAAGCACCTGCTCAAGCATGTAGCTGGGGGCAAAGAACAGATCTTCCCGAGAAAAAAGCAAGGCTCCGTACTCTCCTCTTTTAACAATCAGGAATTCCGGTCCCATGTCCATTATCTTTCTCGCTGCTTTGAGCATTAAAGGCTCTTGTGATAGCTGTGTTGCCTCAGAATCGTTTATTATGAGAATGTTAACCCTGCCGAGGAGTGTCTTAAGTTCCTCGAGTTTGTTATCTATCCAGAAGTTCATAGTGTCGCAGGCCACAACCCGGGGGGACTTCACCTGCTCAAGGACTTTCATCTGAATATCAGGATCCGTGTTGGCTAAGAAAAGGTAATCGGCGTCTCTTGATTTCTCGGGAACCACCGGGTCAAACGATCCCAGAACACCAAGGGTGACAGAGACAGTTTCCGGATCCTTCATATCATAGTCGTATCTGCCTTCCCATCTGAAGGTTTCTCCGTCGCTTGTCGCTACTCCCTCCGTGTCAATGCCCCTTGAGCGAAGCAGTTCGGAATAGACCGGGGGAAAATCTTCTCCAACGGAGGAGACCATGTGAACATCCGTAAAATTACGGGCCGCCAGAGAAAAATAACAGGCGGACCCGCCAAGAACATCCTCTTTTCTTCCAAAAGGTGTTTCTATGGTGTCAATTCCTACTGACCCTACGACAACAATACTCATTAAGACCTCATGTATTTATTCACGACAAGTTCAAATCTTTTCCTGGTTTCTTCGGTTACGCGGTCCGAGGACGTTATTATAGAGTGACCCAGGGCACCCTCGCAAAGACATTCCCTTTCCTCAGGGATAGTATCAACTACGGCGGCCACTATTTCCCTTGCCGCTTCAACGTTTTTGTTCATTATCTCGATTATGTCCGAAACCGTGACGTCGTCATGATCTTCATTCCAGCAGTCATAATCAGTGCAGAGGGCAATTGTGGAATAGCAGATCTCCGCTTCCCTGGCAAGTTTTGCTT
It encodes:
- a CDS encoding DUF1844 domain-containing protein; this translates as MSGEKEELKMDFSGFILSLNASALIHLGEIPDPHSKKREVNIPAAKHTISILEILAEKTEGNLTEEEKGLLDDMIYNIRMKYVKSLS
- a CDS encoding PfkB family carbohydrate kinase; this translates as MSIVVVGSVGIDTIETPFGRKEDVLGGSACYFSLAARNFTDVHMVSSVGEDFPPVYSELLRSRGIDTEGVATSDGETFRWEGRYDYDMKDPETVSVTLGVLGSFDPVVPEKSRDADYLFLANTDPDIQMKVLEQVKSPRVVACDTMNFWIDNKLEELKTLLGRVNILIINDSEATQLSQEPLMLKAARKIMDMGPEFLIVKRGEYGALLFSREDLFFAPSYMLEQVLDPTGAGDTFAGGFMGYIASQGKDLDFAGFKKGVAYGSVLASFTVEDFSVRRLGSLEKDEIEQRYSEFLMLSIM